The Triticum aestivum cultivar Chinese Spring chromosome 4B, IWGSC CS RefSeq v2.1, whole genome shotgun sequence sequence tgcacaatattgaattctatctacttagtttagagatcacacatgcgagtgccagctgcttagtatatgaatcaattatgtcaattatatcatgccatcctgtacacttagacaacatgtatgtgaattatttcatcccaacctattttagaaagacatcatatagttttgtcatgtcatcctatttaggtactcatcatatgttgaattatgccattatatcctgttaagttatccatcatatatctgaaactgtgtcatgctatcatgtttagttaggcatcatatatgtgaaattgtgtcatgctgtcatgtttggtcagacaacatatatgtgaattaccacatctgtctatcatacaatgtcggtacgttcaatttattttcttgtttatcagccatttgaattggagggggtgatggcagtatctaagggagcaaaaacctgttcttcacaaaagacagtgctacccgtcgatgcagatagaaccatggttgtactggcccacaaactagccccaccacacagaaCCGACTCTTCcggattgcacacttacaccattgggcagagaaccagctacaacccatctaaccgcaaccccagcggatagtaacccacttctagttgacaaagcaccatgtccaccacagagtacccccacacgagcagtttgtaaagctactgcagtgcccaaagcacgaagaccaccatagctaacccaaactccacactgaaagtagaagagcaactgttctcaggtcagattccgtagctatggtccatactcctttgctgttgcatcactgtatttactcataccaactactttcgaatttgaaggatccaattgaaactccaatggcgctacaggtatgttttaaaccaatttctttaactggattgttgttctaacttcttgctctatgttggtttcattttaagttgtataaacagttatgttctcatgtgatgcacattacaagtgctgccaatgctgtgtagtttctcacacttatattttgtctatgctgttgtgtcttaaaaatatatgagttgaactgtgtctctatcttgattagggaacataaactagaatgatatggacaatacagtgaccatagtacatagatatatgtttgtttcatgatgttatcctgtccaccttactactgaaccggtttaccaaaatgagtttcgtatactacaagctaaacctgtgatgtgtctgcttgtttgtcttgtagtatgcaaacggaatattggagaagagcaccccactatgcaatggtagagaaagtaatgcagataaggttcaagatagtgagacaaccatgttggtctccaagaaaggtgatagaaacgatcttgtagacagtgagaaaaccccacagtcctgcattcatgtagtgttcgagttactggccagtaccactggcacaagctcttcgaactcgctgcctgaatcacttcggcttcttcagtctcagctacaagctgaaaggcatcagtcagctgtgctacggcaagaagccgaaggacttaGGAAGTCCCcacagaattcagatgcgtactttcttgtgcaacagcaagcgctggaggatttaagtgccaaacaagagaaagttaataagcttgctaagcatcttgccagcattatgggtacccaggatattgtttcttgaactcttctgaagtggtttcagttctggacttgttttgctgcggcgtttatatgctgctttgttccctgtatttgcactggtggcgaactttgatgcccagtggatgtaatatgtgttagcctagcataagttgcttgcttatttatttccttgttgtcttgtttatttatttgcttgtagtcactgcagttctttttccgcggtttgctagtggctgcaataacctattttttaaaactaggccacaataaccataggctaatatttactgtagtgacactgggcctcctacgggtcgtagaaacagtgggccttatacgggccgtggaaacagtgggccttctacaggccgtagaaacaatgggccttctacgagccgtagaaacaatgggcctcctacgggccgtatcatcaatgggccttatacgggccgtatgatcgactggccaaacatgggccaataacaggccgcattatggtcgtaaacaggctagagttggaatcgtccgttcatgggccgaccataatgggccatcattaataggtcgtatttgatgatgctatgaaaatggcccaacgtattaacggaccacaaatgggtcgactgtaaccacgggttgaatttggcccacaagcaaaaaatgacagtaacgggccataagtaaacgaatgctggaaatgagcccaagaataaatgggctctgagaagaccgaaagataacatgggctggaaacggcccaacggaataacgggccgttaatgggtataaagtgatacactgttcattatgggccagtttcaccatgggctgttaatgggtgtaaagtgatacactattcattacgggccagtttcaccacgggccgttaataggccaagagttacatagggcctcatatgggccgaaagacgtcatgggccatacatgggccagaagtgaaaacgggctggaatcatattggatggcccagatgacgctactgggcctaattcggatagggcgtaacggatcttgggttagcgggctgtaaatgggctatatgcgaaaaggccgttaacaggctttacataggtcggcccgccaccttttgaccaagtcaaacgggccagccttttcacaggaatgggcctctgttgggccctgccacatgtcgacatattataggtgccttttgtccaatgagtggatgacatctgtcacaACGATGAGCCGACGCgtatttcctccagccaatgatgattttacacgtggaaaatccctattggtcagggctgttaacggattatcggatccaaaacccgacccgatagcttaacggtgttccgttacggtggatgccatgtgttggtcacccttgacgaaagcacttctgtgacgcgcgatttatcgccatggataattttggtaatgtcatggaacacttctacgacagcacaggtatgactatcttgattctgtcataaaatcgtcatggatgtacatgcatgacagaaaacgcgacctactgtgacaaacatgtatcatcacggaagtgttttttttcttTAGTCTTTCACATATTTCAAATCCAAACATTGTCGAAACCAAATCGGGCGAGTGGTAGCGCAAGCATGTAAATAACTTGTTATGTCATTTCACAAACTCACGTACATACGTGAACTCGTACTTCTAGAGAGAAAAGAAAGATTGGACCATTTATGTCGTGTCCAAGAAAAGAAACACGTGAAGCTTGCCACACACATGTGATGaaaccatagttttaaatagccgatCATAGCCCCGTTATATAGCCTTGCCAGCAGGGTGCTCTAAATGATCTCATGTACAAATAGCCTAATATAGCTCCATTATAACTGATTTGAAGGTCGAACGCTATTTATAGCATAGCCTATTTTAAAACACTGGATGAAACCTACGTACCGAAGTAAGAAACAAAACATACGTAATGGCGCATCACTGCCCCCCATCTTTGCCCGCCCCGACGCCGGCCGCCAGCCATCCCCAAATGCCTCCTACATACTAGTATAACATTGCATCTTTTCCCAGAAGACCCTAGCGCGAGAGAGAAGAAGATGGCCGCCGGCAGCTTGGCAATGTCCGCACTACTCGCAGCGCTGCTGGCCTGCGTTCGGGTGGCCGTCATCGCCGGTCAGTTCTCCCATCCGATGGCTTCTTCCTCAGTTGCAGGTGCAAGAGATGCGGTGTGGTGCATGATGATGCTATAAGATGATGTTTGTGTCTGCTCCTTTGTCGCAGGTGGGACCGGCTCACCGTGCTTCGGGGATATCTGCGCCATGGGCACCTGCAAGGAGCTGCAGGTGATCATCCCGTTTACCAACATCTCTCCCTACGAGTGCGAGTGCAACCCCGGGTGGTCTTGGCCCAACGTCACCTTGCCGTTGTCATCGGCATTGCCATTGCCGCCACACCTATTTCTGTCATGCACCATCCCCACATGTAAGCAAAAGCGCTCGATATGATCACACCATGCATCATACTCCCTCCaatcctaaatataagtttttttagacatttcaaatgaactacaacatgcggatgatgtagacatattttagagtgtaaattcactcattttgcttcgtatgtagctaCTTGTcagaatatctaaaaagacttatatttgagaACCGAGGAGGGAAAGGTGTGACTATTCCCATTATATAATTATTAAGGGTCTTGTATATTATATAAGTAAACCTAAAGGTTGTCCTTCATTCAGGTGTATCGACACCGGAATTCACCTGCTACAAGCCCAAGCTGCCAAATGCCGCCAACACAACCCTACTTGACCGTGCGTAAACTCTTCCAAACTGCCTGATTCAAACCTTGATATATAATCACAGTACCAATCGAGATCGACTAGCTAGTTTATCTGGCAATTGACTGATTTTTTTCCTTTCGCCTTCTTGTACGTGTCAGCCTGCTCATACAACGATTGTGGCTCGGAAGGCACGTGCGTGAGGGAAGAGGACCTCCGGTTCCGGTGCCAGTGCAACCCCGGCGCAACCAATGTGAAAAGCAAACCTTACATGCCTTGCATCAAGAACTGTAAGTCCATCCCGGCCGGCGCGGCCGTCTGAGAAAAGAAATTGTCTCAACATTCTGAGTACCTTTTATTTCTTGTTGTTTGTTTTGAGACCTGCTGCTCGAGCGTGTGTAGGTGCCATCGACGACAAGGGCTGCCCAGTTTCCTCTTCAACGGCGCCACCTGGTAATGATCACCAATCATCTGGACCAACTGCTCCATCCATCCAACTCATTCCATTCCGCCCTCCGTCGAGATCGTCACACGTACAGCCTTGCATGCATCGATCCACGCGCCTTCCATCTCCGTCCAGCCAGCACGAACGAAGAGAGGACATATGGACTGCATGCTAACTAATGGCGCTGTGTATTTTGCAGGCTCTGTTTCTTTGAAGAACCGGCTGCGGCTGTCGCTGCTGCTGGCCTCGCTTGCGGCGCTTCACGCTGTGACTGTGTGATCAAGTGACAGTAGTACACTGTGTGTGGCCTGTGAGTGATACGGACGTGCACGGCTAGCTAGTACCGAGGGGGCTGCACTGCAACGTACGTACGCTATGTATGGTGTGTACTTCGTATGCCAGTTCACAAGACAAGATAGACGAGAGCAAAGCAAATTATGGGGTTTGCATAACCCGGTTTTGCCAAATTAATTTTAGCAAATAATGGGGTGTGCATAACCTGGCACAATTTTATTTCTAGTGAGAAACATCAAATATACATCACAATAGCTATATGTAATTTTGTGGGAGGAGTAATGTTTCAAGGAGGAAGAAAGTTGAAGGAAGAAAAAAGAAGGACGGCCGTTGGATCTCAATCCAATGGCCTACACAACTGACTTACccaaaatatattttttatagaTGACTTATGTGTAGCcaatccatacatacatacatacacgtACACCAATGCAGAACCGGGCATTATCACCGGTTCGaaaggccctttagtaccggttcatacgAGCCAGCGCCGGGGATGTGgagacctttagtgccggtttgtaacaccaaccggtactaaaaggtttggggttttggtttta is a genomic window containing:
- the LOC123094342 gene encoding neurogenic locus protein delta, encoding MAAGSLAMSALLAALLACVRVAVIAGGTGSPCFGDICAMGTCKELQVIIPFTNISPYECECNPGWSWPNVTLPLSSALPLPPHLFLSCTIPTCVSTPEFTCYKPKLPNAANTTLLDPCSYNDCGSEGTCVREEDLRFRCQCNPGATNVKSKPYMPCIKNCAIDDKGCPVSSSTAPPGSVSLKNRLRLSLLLASLAALHAVTV